The genomic segment GCCGCGGTGACCGCCGACCTGGAATCGTTCTGGCGCAACGGTTATCACGCCGTACGGGCCGACCTGCGCGGCCGCTACCCGCGGCACCCGTGGCCGGAGGACCCGATGACCGCGCAACCCACCCGGCGGGTCAAACCGCGTTAAAGCCGCTCGTGCAACCCGTGCGGAGGCGCGGGCAGTTCCTTCGCGAGTTCCTCGTCGTCGCCGCCTTCTTCGTGCAGGCCCAGCTGCACCGCCTTGCGGATCTGCTCGCGGTTCTCCCGCACCACGTGCGCGAAGAAGTCGTCGATGCGCGGATCGGTGAGCACTTCGAGGGTGATCCGCATGACCGTGTCCACCACCGAGCGCACGATCTCGTCGTGGAACGGCAACCGCGAGAAGCGCCCGGCCTGCGGGTCCGCCTTCATCTTCTCGGTGACGATCTGCCGCAGCATCTCGCGGTTCTGCCCGAGCGACTGGGCCAGGTTGTGCGGGTAGTTCCCGGTTTCGAGCACCTTGACCACCTCGTCCAGCACGGCGATGGTGATCGGTTTCTTGATCGCCAGCACGATCGGCCTGGACAGCCGTTCCACCAGCCGCTGGGTGAACTTCTCGCCGAACGCGCGGTCGGCGGTCCGCGCCAGGCGCACCAGCACCACGATGATCCGCAGCAGCCGGAACCCGCGCAGGGCCGGGTGGGCGACCGGGATCATGCCCAGCACCTCGTACCAGTTGCGCAGCGGGAACCAGCGTTCCCAGCCCGCCTTGCGCCAGCGCCAGAGGAACTCGATCGCGAACACCCCGCAGATGCAGGTGTCGATCACGAAGATGGTGTGCGCGGTCCGCGCGGAGTGCGGCCAGAACATCACGTAGACCAGCAACCCGACCGAGACGATCGCCAGCACGAGCATGGCCAGGTCCACCGGGGCGACCCGGCGCCGCCGGGTCGTGCCGCTCGCTGTCATGGCCGCATTCTGCCTGCCCGCCCGCCGCGCCGCCGCACGAACCCTGCCGAAAGTAGGGGTCGATCCCTGCCGTGCGCCCACTGCCCCGGCCCCGGTCACCGGGCCAGGCTCGGTGCCGGACAAGGGAACTGGAGGGCACATGATCACGCTTCGCGGCCTGACGAAGCGCTACGGCGAAAAAACCGTTGTGGACGGGCTGAGCCTGGACGTGGCGGCGGGCCGGGTGACCGGCTTCCTCGGCCCGAACGGCGCCGGGAAGTCCACCACCATGCGCATGGTGCTGGGGCTCGACCACCCGAGCGGCGGCCACGCGCTGGTGAACGGCAAGCCGTACCGCGAACTGCGCCATCCCCTGCGGGAGGTCGGCGCGCTGCTCGACGCCAAGGCGCTGCACCCCGGCCGGACGGCTCGGTGGCACCTGCTGGCGATGGCCCGCAGCAACGCCATCCCGGACCGGCGGGTGACCGAAGTGCTGGCCACCGTGGGGCTGGACGAGGTGGCGGACAAGCGCGCGGGCACCTTCTCACTCGGCATGGGCCAGCGGCTCGGCATCGCGGGCGCGCTGCTCGGCGACCCCGGCGTGCTGATGTTCGACGAGCCGGTGAACGGGCTCGATCCCGACGGGGTGCGCTGGGTGCGCCAGCTGATGCGCTCGCTGGCCGACGAAGGCCGCACGGTCTTCGTGTCCAGCCACCTGATGAGCGAAATGCAGCTGACCGCGCACGAGCTGGTGGTGATCGGCAAGGGGAAGCTGCTGGCGAACGCGCCGGTGGCGGAGTTCATCGCGGGCAACTCGCGTGCCGAGGTGGTGGTGCGGGTGCCGCGCCAGGCCGACCGGCGGCTGCTGGCGCGGCGGCTGCACGCCGATGGACTGTCCATTGAGGACGATGGCGTGGAGCTGGTGGTGCACGGCGCGCCGGTGCAGCGGATCGGCGAGCTGGCGCACGAACTCGGGGTGCTGCTGCACGGCCTGGCCGAACGCACGGCCTCCCTCGAACAGGCGTACATGGAGCTGACCGCGGGGTCGGTCGAATTCGGGGTGCACGCGTGAGCTGGAGCGACGCGCTCTACGACCTGATCACCGGCGTCGCCGCGGACACGCCGTGGCTGCTCCAGGAGCTCTTCGAACTCGGCACCAACGGCGCCATCCTCGCGTTGCTGGGGCTCGCGGCCCTTCTCCTCTGGCGGGCCAGGGCGGACGCCCACGTGGTGGTGACGGTGTTGCTCACCGCGGTCGCGACGGTGACCGCCTACCTGCTCAGCGAGCTGCTGAAGGTGTTCGTCGCCCAGGACCGGCCGTGCCGGGGATCGGCGGTTTCCCTGGAGACTTGCCCGCCCGTGGGTGACTTCTCCTTCCCCAGCAACCACACGGTCATCGCCACCGCGATCGCCGTCGGCCTGCTGACGTTGTGGCGGCGCCACCCCGCCACCGCCGCGCTCGCGCTCCTGCTGGGCGCCTTCGCCGGGTTCTCCCGGGTCTTCGTCGGCGTCCACTACCCGCACGACGTGCTCGCCGGGATCGCGCTGGGCACGGCCGTCGCGCTCGCCGTCGTGGTCCCGTTCCGCGCGCTCGCCACCGAGCGCCTCACCGCCGTCCGCCAGTCGAGGAGGAGCCTCCGATGAACGCCGCCATCCACGCCGAATGGACGAAGTTCCACTCGGTGCGCTCTACCTGGTGGAGCGTGGCCACCGCCGCACTGCTGATGATCGGGTACGCCGGGCTGGCCGGGTTGACCGTCCGGCTCGGCGGGGAGCAACTGTCCGCGCAGGACGCGGTCATCGGCGGCACCTTCTACCTGGGGCAGTTCGCCTTGGTCACGCTGGCCACGCTGGTCATCACCAGCGAATACGCCACCGGC from the Amycolatopsis magusensis genome contains:
- a CDS encoding ion transporter, translating into MTASGTTRRRRVAPVDLAMLVLAIVSVGLLVYVMFWPHSARTAHTIFVIDTCICGVFAIEFLWRWRKAGWERWFPLRNWYEVLGMIPVAHPALRGFRLLRIIVVLVRLARTADRAFGEKFTQRLVERLSRPIVLAIKKPITIAVLDEVVKVLETGNYPHNLAQSLGQNREMLRQIVTEKMKADPQAGRFSRLPFHDEIVRSVVDTVMRITLEVLTDPRIDDFFAHVVRENREQIRKAVQLGLHEEGGDDEELAKELPAPPHGLHERL
- a CDS encoding ATP-binding cassette domain-containing protein; this translates as MITLRGLTKRYGEKTVVDGLSLDVAAGRVTGFLGPNGAGKSTTMRMVLGLDHPSGGHALVNGKPYRELRHPLREVGALLDAKALHPGRTARWHLLAMARSNAIPDRRVTEVLATVGLDEVADKRAGTFSLGMGQRLGIAGALLGDPGVLMFDEPVNGLDPDGVRWVRQLMRSLADEGRTVFVSSHLMSEMQLTAHELVVIGKGKLLANAPVAEFIAGNSRAEVVVRVPRQADRRLLARRLHADGLSIEDDGVELVVHGAPVQRIGELAHELGVLLHGLAERTASLEQAYMELTAGSVEFGVHA
- a CDS encoding phosphatase PAP2 family protein — translated: MSWSDALYDLITGVAADTPWLLQELFELGTNGAILALLGLAALLLWRARADAHVVVTVLLTAVATVTAYLLSELLKVFVAQDRPCRGSAVSLETCPPVGDFSFPSNHTVIATAIAVGLLTLWRRHPATAALALLLGAFAGFSRVFVGVHYPHDVLAGIALGTAVALAVVVPFRALATERLTAVRQSRRSLR